AAAGAATAGTGTTCAAAAATGTGAAAATATTAAATACAATGTTGACGCTTAAACCGTTAAATGTTAGAATCAATAAATGCTTAAATGAAAATTTATTGAAATTCAAGTTGCTTTACATCGGAAGTTCATTTCACCACTAACATACTACTATACACACAACAACACGTTATTAAAAAGACAAACACATAATATATTAACCTATAACCTAATACTACATCACACAATAAAATAATAAATCATGCTCTTCACAAATAAATAATAACCATATAATTACATCATTCAAAAACATCATACTTAACAACAATAAAATAATATTCCGCGCAAAGCGTGGACACCCCCTAGTTATTTGTATTTTAGACTCGTTTAAGACGGTCAATGAAAAAGTTCCAGATTATTCACAAGAAAGAGTTCAAGAACCTTTTGAGGGTTCCATGAACCTTTTACCTCGTATACAAACCTCTGACAGGGCTACACCATCGATTTGAAGCTTAGATGCTAATTGGCGTTTTAATTCTTCTGATAGATGTAACATTAGCGGACCCTACGAATTATAAACACTGAAATTTTTCAGGTTCATGGTATTAACTTCCCCAAGAAGAACAAAGGGCCTACAAGCTCTACATGTATTTGTTGTATCTAAAATTTTGAATTAAGATTCATACCTTCAACCACATGGTCATGTCTTTTCAGCAGATGTTTTAATCCACAAGTTGATGAGCAATTGAGCATACACGACTGATTTACTAATTTGGGACCCTTTATGATCACATATAACAAAGACATAAGCATGTGTCATGTTTGGTTTGGTTGCTCTAAGTTTATCTTAAACTCTTATGCCTTCTCTTTATATATATATATGTAATAAGCCTATGTGATTTCTCATCAACTATAACCTGCATTCTAAAAGTTATACAACACAATCTTACAATATATCCTTTTGATCTAAGAAAATCTTTTCCTTAAGAAGAATGGTGTACACAAAGAAACTACTCAAGATGGCCAAAAAATGGCAACAGAGAGCAGCCCTCCACAGGAAAAGAATCTCGTTTCAGAGATCAAGTATTACTACTAGCTCACCTGCTGCAGAGAAGGGTTGTTTTGTGGTTTACACACTGGATAAATCACGCTTTTCACTTCCAGTAAGTTGCCTAAGCAACTCAGTTTTACAAGAGCTCTTAATTAAAGATTTCTGAGGAAGAGTTTGGCCTCCAAGCTGGTGGACCAATCACGTTACCATTTGATTCGGGTTTCTTGGAGTATCTCATCAAACTGATCGAAAGACAAATGGATGGAGATACGGAGAAGGCTTTGTTAATGTCAGTCTCCAGTGCTAGATGCTCTTTACATTTTTCTTTGCAACAACAAGAACAACAGAGTAGTACTAATCAACAGTTGCTTGTATTCTAGAGTTCAGACATTTCTATGTGTTTGTGGAGTGTAAAGTAGATTAAATAGACAGATAACTTCAGAAATATAAACTATTATTTCGTGACTTGTCTCTCTTTAAATTGTGGCACAAAAAATCAAAATGAAGTTCCATTTTGAACGAAATATTATCTACCTTCCAAGATCACTTGTTGTGACAATCTCTTTAAAATGTTACTGAAAAAATGGTGTAGCTACTAAAAGGAGCATCACTGCAGTTCATTGAATATCCATATGAATCTATGTACAGTCACAAGGAGTATGAAATGTTTGTTCGATGTTCTCACAGTCTGAGCAAAGTTAATCTGTCACAATAAGATACAAAATGCTTGTTAGAAGAAGAAGAGATTACTACATCAGCGTAAATTACAGTCTAATTTTTTTTTCGTAACATTTATTCTTGCGAGTGTACATCTTTCCAAGATAAATTTTCAACAACCTTTGAGTTCTAGGTGAATGAACTTTAAACTTCTCTTAGAACGTCAAAGGTCCTACAAGTTGTACATATTTAATGCACTTGAAGATGTCTTTGATCTATATATATATATATTATTAATATAAGATCCATACCCACATCCGCATGGTCGATGTCTTTTCAGGAGAGGTTTTAATCCACAAGTTGATGAGCAGTTAGGATCACATACAACGAAGACAAGAGCATGTGTTCTGTCTAGTTCAGTTGATCTAAGTTTACCTAACGCAAATAGCTTCTCCTTATATATAATGTAACCTACATTCACAACGAGAACATAATAATACACCTCAACATCCCCTCTATATTATTTGTGAAACATTACAACTTCTTTTTGTACCCACATGTCATCAATAGGATGATTCTTAGAATTATTAGAAAAATAGGTTGGTCCATCTAATTATATAATAAACTTTTTATTAAACTAACCATAAATTCATTATTAATGTCATTTATTATTTCCTTAAATAAAGATTACGGAATTGCCTAACGTGGATAAAGTATATATGACAATTAATGATTTTGAATAATAAAGATCTGATAAAAAAATGTATCTTCTATCAAATTTTTTTAATTTAAAACTATTAAAATAATTTTTAAAAAAACAAAATAACCATATTATAAAATTTTAGATTTTTCTGTATATTTTATATTTTGAATTTTAAAAAATGACTATAAATTACTAAAACTGTTAAAAGTCTCACATTCAAATTTTGCGATCCATAATTTAAAATTTTTGTTATGACAAAATACAAATGATTACAAAATCATATAAGTAAAAGTCTAATTTAATCAATCATTAAGATTTAAAATATATATGTATATATATCATTCTAAATTAAACTATATACCATATTGAATAAATAAATATTTTAGTTTCAAAATTTATTTTGAATAATTTATTTTGATAAAAGTTTTGAACTAACATTTATAAATTTTTTAAATTATCAATTACTAAAATTATTAATCCCACAATGAAAATTTTGTTATCGGTAATTTGAAGTTTTTGCTATTAAAAATACACATGATAAAAAAACATAT
The DNA window shown above is from Brassica oleracea var. oleracea cultivar TO1000 chromosome C3, BOL, whole genome shotgun sequence and carries:
- the LOC106333074 gene encoding LOW QUALITY PROTEIN: auxin-responsive protein SAUR64-like (The sequence of the model RefSeq protein was modified relative to this genomic sequence to represent the inferred CDS: deleted 1 base in 1 codon; substituted 1 base at 1 genomic stop codon), with amino-acid sequence MVYTKKLLKMAKKWQQRAALHRKRISFQRSSITTSSPAAEKGCFVVYTLDKSRFSLPVSCLSNSVLQELXLKISEEEFGLQAGGPITLPFDSGFLEYLIKLIERQMDGDTEKALLMSVSSARCSLHFSLQQQEQQSSTNQQLLVF